The genomic DNA TAAAAGTGGAGTGCCTAATAATCCCTGAATAGGTCTTAAACACGAACATAAAAATGAGGTTTACCCCAACCACTAATCCTATTTTCTGGTACAATGAAAAAAATGAAAGCGACAGAACATCTTCAAACCTATGATCCAAACTATACGACAACCACAAAGAAAAAAAGACCAACCCGATATCAATCATCAACACCAGCCAACGCGGCAAGTATCTGATATTAGAGAAGCTAACCAGATTATCTCCTCCATAAATTTTCTTCTTAAGTTGCGTAACTTTCATTTTTACGATAATATTTTGCAATTTTATAACAATTGCCTTAAAAACACAAATATAAAACGGATATTTTAATCTGTTTATAACCGTTATAAAAACCGATGCAAAGATAAAGATTTATTTTATAAAAAACAAGACTTTTTATTGAAAAAAAACATAATTTTATCAAAAATACTAAATAATTTAAATTTTAAATCCAATAATATTAAATAAAATACATTATAAATCAAAATTCTCTACAACTATTAAAACCTCACTATATTCATAGCCTTTATTGAGGAGGTATTTGATGGTTTTTTGCTTTTTCTCAAAGGCAGAATGGGCATTCACAGTTTCATAATGTTTCTCAAACAACCGTGATAAAGTTGTGCTATAATCCTCATTATCAATCTCTTGCATCGCCATCGTTATCAGTCGGTTAGAGATACCTTTGGCTTTGAGATGCATTTCTATTTTCTTCCTGCCCCAATGCTTATGGTAGAATTTGCCCCGCACATAGCTCCGTGCAAAACGCTCTTCATTGAGAAAATCCTCCCTCATCAGGTAGAGCAAAATCTCTTCCTTCGCCTCTGGCACCAGCAAAAACTCACGCATCTTTTGTTCCACCTCCATATGGCAACGGTCTTGGTACACGCAATAATTAACGAGTTTCAGCTTTATTTCATCAAATGTATAAGATTTTTTCTGCATTTTTTTTGAAAATCATCAACCTAAGAAAGCGTTTATCATACAATCAAACTCTCAATTCTAATTAAAATCAATTCTAATTACGATTTTTTATCAAATTCATAAAATAGCAACAATCTCTATACGCTTCATAAGAAAAAAGCGATGATTACTCACCGCCTTTGTTATGTTCATTGGTTATGCAATAAAGAGAGGTCGGTCTGCCATCAGCGTATGAACTTGCTGTTTTACCTCTTTCAGCACGGTTTCATCTTTGATGTTGGTTACCACCTTGTTGATGAGCTCTGCCACCGTCTCCATATCTTTTTCTTGCAAGCCTCGTGTGGTAATGGCCGCCGTTCCCAAGCGGATTCCTGAGGTGACAAACGCCGATTTATCATCAAAAGGCACCATATTTTTATTACAAGTAATTTCGGCTTGCACCAAGGCTTTTTCGGTTTCCTTACCATTCACGCCTTTGTTGCGTAAGTCCACGAGCATCAGGTGATTATCCGTGCCGCCGCCTACAATATCAAAACCTCTGTCTATCATTGCTTTAGCCAAAGCTTGAGCATTGGCAATCACTTGGCGGGCATAGGTTTCAAATTTCGGACTAAGCGCCTCCTCAAAAGCCACCGCTTTGGCTGCAATCACATGCTCCAGTGGACCACCTTGTATACCAGGGAACACAGCGCTATCCAACACGGCACTCATCATTTTGATGTCGCCTTTTGGGGTTTTGTGTCCAAATGGATTTTCAAAATCTTTGCCCATCATCACCATTCCACCTCTTGGACCTCGTAGGGTTTTGTGCGTGGTTGTGGTTACCACATCACAATATGGGAACGGCGAGCTCAACAATCCCTTGGCAATCAACCCCGCAGGGTGTGCAATATCCGCCCAAAGAATGGCGCCCACCTCATCTGCTACCTCTCGGAATTTGGCATAATCCAAATCTCTGGAATACGCCGAATATCCTGCAATAATCATTTTCGGCTTCACTTCTAAGGCTTTTTGTCGCATAGCCTCGTAGTCTATACGCCCTGTTTCTCGCTCTACACCGTAGAATTCAGCTTTGTACTGAATGCCCGAAAAGTTAACAAAAGAGCCGTGCGTAAGGTGGCCTCCCATCGATAAATCCAGCCCCAAAATAGTGTCGCCAGGTTTTAGGCAAGCCAAATATATGGCAGCATTCGCCTGAGATCCCGAGTGCGGTTGCACATTAGCATACGCCACGCCAAACAATTGCTTAGCCCGCTCTATCGCGAGGGTTTCCACTTGGTCTACCACCTCGCAGCCACCGTAATAGCGGCGCCCAGGGTAGCCTTCTGCATATTTATTGGTCAGCACGCTGCCCATAGCACGCATCACTTCCTCAGATACAAAATTCTCCGAGGCAATCAGCTCTATACCATTGGTTTGGCGCAATCTCTCTTGTTCTATCAGGTCAAAAATTTTATCTTTCATTGGGTTTATTTTTTTTAATTTAAAGCGTTCAAAGTTAAAAAATTTTATGGTAAATCAGGTAGAGATTTTGGGGATTTTTTAACTCAAA from Riemerella columbina includes the following:
- a CDS encoding regulatory protein RecX yields the protein MQKKSYTFDEIKLKLVNYCVYQDRCHMEVEQKMREFLLVPEAKEEILLYLMREDFLNEERFARSYVRGKFYHKHWGRKKIEMHLKAKGISNRLITMAMQEIDNEDYSTTLSRLFEKHYETVNAHSAFEKKQKTIKYLLNKGYEYSEVLIVVENFDL
- the glyA gene encoding serine hydroxymethyltransferase, translated to MKDKIFDLIEQERLRQTNGIELIASENFVSEEVMRAMGSVLTNKYAEGYPGRRYYGGCEVVDQVETLAIERAKQLFGVAYANVQPHSGSQANAAIYLACLKPGDTILGLDLSMGGHLTHGSFVNFSGIQYKAEFYGVERETGRIDYEAMRQKALEVKPKMIIAGYSAYSRDLDYAKFREVADEVGAILWADIAHPAGLIAKGLLSSPFPYCDVVTTTTHKTLRGPRGGMVMMGKDFENPFGHKTPKGDIKMMSAVLDSAVFPGIQGGPLEHVIAAKAVAFEEALSPKFETYARQVIANAQALAKAMIDRGFDIVGGGTDNHLMLVDLRNKGVNGKETEKALVQAEITCNKNMVPFDDKSAFVTSGIRLGTAAITTRGLQEKDMETVAELINKVVTNIKDETVLKEVKQQVHTLMADRPLFIA